Proteins encoded by one window of Pseudonocardia alni:
- a CDS encoding TY-Chap2 family putative peptide chaperone, translating to MIQDCGHEIARRFRIAQSWWLASELVRRHPHLLVLETHPGGGQYDCLTLVERGSVAPVGLLQLNRAGRMHVEPHLGQFEPVEWIEMLTTDDGHSALRTLEQRAGLRPPVPRAPATGPHTLSYRVLARILASLVDDRHAWDVRNGQLDSSGYGGGPRPGLDRFPSVREGLCDVRASDLLGEPAYRFWLLLRAEDAVAVLDTDGRVHFTDRDPVELLPVYRENGSRLTTLVGRVFGHVLP from the coding sequence ATGATCCAGGACTGCGGCCACGAGATCGCCCGCCGGTTCCGCATCGCCCAGTCCTGGTGGCTGGCGAGCGAGCTGGTGCGCCGGCATCCGCACCTGCTCGTGCTGGAGACCCACCCCGGCGGTGGCCAGTACGACTGCCTGACGTTGGTCGAGCGGGGCTCCGTGGCTCCGGTGGGGCTCTTGCAGCTCAACCGGGCGGGTCGGATGCACGTCGAACCGCATCTCGGACAGTTCGAGCCGGTCGAGTGGATCGAGATGCTGACCACAGACGACGGCCATTCCGCGCTCCGGACGTTGGAGCAGCGGGCCGGTCTGCGACCGCCGGTGCCGCGGGCACCGGCGACCGGTCCGCACACGTTGTCCTACCGGGTGCTCGCCCGGATCCTGGCCTCGTTGGTGGATGACCGGCACGCCTGGGACGTCCGCAACGGCCAGCTCGACTCGTCGGGCTACGGCGGCGGGCCCCGACCCGGCCTCGATCGGTTCCCGTCGGTCCGCGAAGGATTGTGCGATGTCCGGGCGAGTGACCTCCTCGGCGAACCGGCCTACCGCTTCTGGCTGCTGCTCCGCGCCGAGGACGCCGTCGCCGTACTCGACACCGACGGCCGGGTCCACTTCACCGACCGCGACCCGGTGGAGCTGCTGCCCGTCTACCGGGAGAACGGCTCGCGACTCACCACGCTCGTTGGGAGGGTGTTCGGCCACGTCCTCCCGTGA
- a CDS encoding pyridoxamine 5'-phosphate oxidase family protein, whose protein sequence is MDLDAVRRIVAEDSGLCTVAVVRADGRPHTSLVNAGVLDHPVTGAPVAAYVTYGPVKLTALRARPATSLHWRAGWRWVAVEGSSEIFGPDDPRDGVDVPQLLRDVFVACGGTHDDWAEYDRVMAEQRRAAVLVSPERVVGNF, encoded by the coding sequence ATGGATCTGGACGCGGTACGGCGGATCGTCGCCGAGGACTCCGGGCTGTGCACCGTGGCGGTCGTACGCGCCGACGGTCGCCCGCACACCTCGCTGGTCAACGCCGGTGTGCTCGACCACCCCGTCACCGGCGCCCCGGTGGCCGCCTACGTCACCTACGGCCCCGTCAAGCTGACGGCGTTGCGTGCGCGACCCGCGACGTCGCTGCACTGGCGGGCCGGGTGGCGCTGGGTGGCCGTCGAGGGCAGCTCCGAGATCTTCGGGCCGGACGACCCGCGGGACGGCGTCGACGTACCGCAGCTCCTCCGGGACGTGTTCGTCGCGTGCGGCGGGACCCACGACGACTGGGCCGAGTACGACCGGGTGATGGCCGAGCAGCGGCGGGCCGCGGTGCTCGTGTCGCCGGAGCGGGTGGTCGGGAACTTCTGA
- a CDS encoding KTSC domain-containing protein: MQPQTVVSSIIRAVGFDPSVGRLRVVFRSGSVYDYESMPVSVYARFSPRPVRGGSTLRASGTYASIGESPELALFWELTAGVWA; the protein is encoded by the coding sequence GTGCAACCGCAGACGGTCGTGTCCAGCATCATCCGGGCTGTCGGATTCGACCCGTCGGTCGGAAGGTTGCGGGTAGTTTTCCGCAGCGGCTCGGTCTACGACTACGAGTCGATGCCTGTATCGGTCTATGCCCGTTTCTCTCCGCGACCAGTTAGGGGCGGTTCCACGCTGCGCGCATCAGGTACGTATGCCTCTATTGGCGAATCGCCTGAACTCGCCTTGTTTTGGGAGCTTACCGCCGGAGTGTGGGCGTAG
- a CDS encoding transglycosylase family protein: MAGRHRKPTETGRQVARISAFAAMAAAPLGVAGTASAAESTSSAPSAPSVERSATWEKLAHCESTGNWDADTGNGFKGGLQFTPSTWKEFGGRQYAPSAEQATKAQQIEIAKKVQDEQGWKAWPACTKKLGWR; this comes from the coding sequence ATGGCTGGACGACACCGCAAACCCACCGAGACCGGCCGCCAGGTCGCCCGGATCAGCGCGTTCGCCGCGATGGCGGCCGCCCCGCTGGGCGTCGCCGGGACCGCCTCGGCGGCCGAGTCGACCTCGTCGGCCCCGTCGGCCCCGTCCGTCGAGCGCTCGGCCACCTGGGAGAAGCTCGCGCACTGCGAGAGCACCGGCAACTGGGACGCCGACACCGGCAACGGCTTCAAGGGCGGCCTGCAGTTCACGCCGTCGACCTGGAAGGAGTTCGGCGGCCGCCAGTACGCGCCGAGCGCGGAGCAGGCCACCAAGGCCCAGCAGATCGAGATCGCGAAGAAGGTGCAGGACGAGCAGGGCTGGAAGGCCTGGCCGGCCTGCACCAAGAAGCTCGGCTGGCGCTGA
- a CDS encoding AAA domain-containing protein, whose translation MTDGVDTTTTTAPTGADPLAERAVRLFTFLGQAQQLRAPRVHDLDGYSRDGAVHWLHRVPEHPAVHCDLSGTTTDPGAPVLVVERVPRPAPPVPPADVRAWIDGGIDDAHSEPVLLDRRYVPDEHDEHGEHGEHGDGSGTMVLLSDLPDIAALHGTYLTTWRAWAETERRDERARAFYGDLFSTYVTATGHSEELEVVLGTGLLAWRPPGHAVVRRHLLTTTVVLAFDDDSGRLSVTVGDSASPSRLELEMLDPALVTNPALVNAVRGDVAADDLHPLDRDRAAEYTRRLVHSLSADAEYLDDDAPAPATDRPVAAFAPALLLRRRTQQGMVEIFRRITEQIATSGRVPAGLRPLIDPDSAPTVRSDGERADGAAVRLDDELFLPLPVNDVQRRILARVDGNAQTLVQGPPGTGKTHTAAVLISHLLAQGKRVLVTAHTDRALREVRGKLPDPIKPLAVSVIGSSREDMADLRVAVERIAAAAGDHDDHASRDAVQHHLSEIDRLRRERAALHNRALDARRHEVDVHDISGYRGTLASITLRLDGEREHLGWLEDFVEAPAGPPPLTSAGIRAWRDRLDDAELIADAPAAGRHLTAPGSVVAPDRFADLVTAEDRATANRARSDALRRHRCHPAMARLDPPTRSALAARLQEVRRGLHGLSQRGEPWIREALADVVGGRSGSWVSRRVTIGELLDESERALRALGPVVDVQAHGDRAELEHLARTVLAHLEAGGALKLGADGLPRTGLLTPKVVRQAAPLFERVRVSGVAPTDAARLRAFLTWLDGSRVLDALDRSWPSSVRVPAEDTLRERHDWHRSETGLLDRVLHLARELEAEERRLAELGVPAPHWPDPRDLDTLLALPAAVDAEEAARAATATVADIADRLEVEANRPGAEEAVVSLLDAVRRRDRAGYDRAHRRLDRLHHVRAELGERDTAARLLRAAAPGLHDAVVAAPQDPVWDARLPDFEQAWNRAVAATWIRGHGAPAANAIQREIAGVDDRIREHVQLLAAERAWSHAVSPQRLTRGSRASLEQYAALVRRFGKTGGQYRVQRAAEIRDAMDRCRPAVPVWIMPLYRIADQLTIAPDMFDVVIVDEASQAGLEASFLQYLAPRIVVIGDDKQVSPAAVGVDQQQLRDLAAQYLYDHTYRATWPDPQVSLFDLAKMFFQGMLTLTEHRRCVPEIIGFSNRIAYEPANVRLIPVRQFGADRLEPIRPVLVEGGYETGTTAKVNPPEVDAIVATIEECIADPRYDGQTFGVISLLGPAQAKAIEKKLLDRVLPEQWAARDLRDAADFQGSERDVMFLSMVAVPTETRRIMPLTQPAHVQRFNVAASRAKDQMWVFHSVRPEQLHNPEDMRFALLDHCYAIARRGEVDDEGAVTGLVPEDEKVAPFDSLFEQRVCNRLLDRGYSVVPQFPALGYSIDLVVTGASARLAIECDGDFWHGPDAHQRDMARQRELERCGWIFVRVLESEFYLDPARALAPVWERLAELRIHPSGRTVAGEGAGDGPTGDDAGPEPGGPAVPASLSAPVPIEPADMVGPDSTVTGSDNLTDEVAAPTSNPPPQPPDLDGSAIDHAPSADDDLDRGGPSLTIPGGDPGPAAAPGAVSDPGGPAVEITTTGATEYAVFTGSVPAVDAATRAQIIAGLVRVVEAEGPVLGHRLHLAYVAAAGGARVGSRISTTLNQALDGAVRRGVLLRDNPLRESGNKPCTYRTPDQPAVLVRELGPRGFDQIPPAELAAVMAEVARDLGRDDWTAVFRATIARYGITQVGSTIRRRLTAITRLVPEASD comes from the coding sequence GTGACCGACGGCGTCGACACCACGACAACGACCGCTCCGACGGGTGCCGACCCGCTCGCCGAACGGGCCGTGCGGCTGTTCACCTTCCTCGGCCAGGCCCAACAGCTGCGGGCTCCCCGGGTGCACGATCTCGACGGCTACTCGCGCGACGGTGCCGTCCACTGGCTTCACCGGGTCCCGGAACACCCGGCCGTCCACTGCGATCTCTCGGGCACGACGACCGATCCCGGCGCGCCCGTCCTCGTCGTCGAGCGGGTGCCGCGGCCGGCCCCGCCCGTACCGCCCGCCGACGTACGGGCGTGGATCGACGGCGGGATCGACGACGCCCACTCCGAACCCGTCCTGCTCGACCGCCGCTACGTCCCCGACGAGCACGACGAGCACGGCGAGCACGGCGAGCACGGCGATGGCTCGGGCACGATGGTCCTGCTCTCCGATTTACCCGACATCGCAGCCCTGCACGGGACGTACCTGACCACCTGGCGGGCCTGGGCGGAGACCGAACGACGCGACGAGCGGGCCCGCGCGTTCTACGGCGACCTGTTCTCCACCTACGTGACCGCGACCGGGCACTCGGAGGAGCTCGAGGTCGTGCTCGGCACCGGGCTCCTCGCGTGGCGTCCACCTGGCCACGCGGTCGTCCGACGGCATCTGCTCACCACCACCGTCGTGCTCGCATTCGACGACGACTCGGGCCGGTTGTCGGTCACGGTCGGAGACTCCGCGTCGCCGAGCCGGCTCGAGCTGGAGATGCTCGACCCCGCGCTCGTGACCAACCCCGCGCTGGTCAACGCGGTGCGCGGGGACGTCGCGGCGGACGATCTGCATCCGTTGGACCGCGACCGGGCCGCCGAGTACACCCGGCGCCTGGTCCACTCCCTGTCCGCCGACGCCGAGTACCTCGACGACGACGCGCCCGCACCGGCGACGGACCGTCCGGTCGCGGCGTTCGCGCCGGCGCTGCTGCTGCGACGACGCACCCAGCAGGGCATGGTCGAGATCTTCCGTCGGATCACCGAGCAGATCGCCACGTCCGGTCGGGTGCCAGCCGGGCTGCGGCCGCTGATCGATCCGGACTCCGCACCGACGGTGCGCTCGGACGGGGAGCGTGCCGACGGTGCCGCCGTCCGGCTCGACGACGAGCTGTTCCTGCCGCTGCCGGTCAACGACGTTCAGCGTCGCATCCTGGCCCGGGTGGACGGCAACGCGCAGACCCTCGTCCAGGGGCCGCCCGGAACGGGCAAGACCCACACCGCCGCCGTCCTCATCTCGCACCTGCTCGCGCAGGGCAAGCGGGTGCTGGTGACCGCGCACACCGACCGGGCGCTGCGCGAGGTCCGCGGGAAACTGCCCGACCCGATCAAGCCGCTGGCGGTGTCGGTCATCGGGTCCAGCCGGGAGGACATGGCGGATCTGCGGGTGGCCGTCGAGCGGATCGCGGCCGCCGCCGGCGACCACGACGATCACGCGTCCCGCGATGCCGTACAGCACCACCTGTCCGAGATCGACCGGTTGCGCCGCGAGCGGGCCGCACTGCACAACCGGGCCCTCGACGCGCGACGGCACGAGGTCGACGTCCACGACATCTCCGGTTACCGGGGGACCCTGGCCTCGATCACCCTGCGTCTGGACGGAGAGCGCGAGCATCTGGGGTGGCTGGAAGACTTCGTCGAGGCGCCCGCGGGGCCACCACCGCTGACGTCGGCCGGTATCCGTGCGTGGCGCGACCGTCTCGACGACGCCGAGCTGATCGCCGACGCACCGGCCGCGGGCCGACACCTCACCGCGCCCGGCTCGGTCGTCGCACCGGACCGGTTCGCCGACCTCGTGACGGCCGAGGACCGCGCGACCGCCAACCGGGCTCGCTCGGACGCGCTGCGCCGGCACCGCTGCCACCCGGCGATGGCCCGGCTGGACCCACCCACCCGGTCCGCGCTGGCCGCCCGGCTTCAGGAGGTGCGCCGCGGGTTGCACGGCCTCTCCCAGCGCGGCGAGCCGTGGATCCGGGAGGCCCTCGCCGACGTCGTCGGTGGACGATCCGGCTCCTGGGTGTCGAGACGCGTGACGATCGGCGAGCTGCTCGACGAGTCCGAGCGGGCGTTGCGGGCCCTCGGCCCGGTCGTCGACGTCCAGGCGCACGGCGACCGGGCCGAGCTCGAACACCTCGCACGGACGGTGCTCGCCCACCTGGAGGCCGGCGGTGCGCTGAAGCTCGGTGCCGACGGACTTCCCCGGACGGGGCTCCTGACGCCCAAGGTCGTCCGGCAGGCGGCGCCACTGTTCGAACGGGTCCGGGTGTCCGGCGTCGCGCCCACCGATGCCGCCCGCCTCCGGGCGTTCCTGACCTGGCTCGACGGCTCCCGGGTCCTCGACGCACTGGACCGGTCGTGGCCGTCGAGTGTGCGGGTGCCCGCCGAGGACACGCTGCGTGAGCGGCACGACTGGCACCGTAGCGAGACCGGTCTGCTCGATCGCGTCCTGCACCTGGCACGTGAGCTCGAGGCGGAGGAGCGTCGCCTCGCAGAACTGGGGGTTCCCGCACCGCACTGGCCCGACCCTCGCGATCTCGACACGCTGCTGGCGCTGCCTGCCGCCGTCGACGCGGAGGAGGCCGCCCGGGCTGCGACCGCGACCGTGGCGGACATCGCCGATCGGCTCGAGGTGGAGGCGAACCGGCCGGGCGCGGAGGAGGCCGTCGTCTCCCTGCTCGACGCGGTGCGGCGCCGTGACCGGGCGGGTTACGACCGGGCCCACCGCCGTCTCGACCGGCTGCACCACGTTCGTGCAGAGCTGGGTGAGCGGGACACCGCGGCCCGCCTGCTGCGCGCGGCCGCGCCCGGCCTGCACGACGCCGTCGTCGCGGCTCCGCAGGACCCGGTGTGGGACGCGCGGCTGCCCGATTTCGAACAAGCCTGGAACCGGGCTGTCGCCGCGACCTGGATCCGGGGCCACGGAGCTCCGGCAGCGAACGCGATCCAGCGTGAGATCGCCGGGGTCGACGACCGCATCCGCGAGCACGTGCAGCTCCTGGCCGCGGAGCGGGCCTGGTCGCACGCCGTGTCCCCGCAACGGCTCACCCGCGGTTCGCGCGCCAGCCTGGAGCAGTACGCCGCCCTGGTGCGGCGGTTCGGGAAGACCGGCGGGCAGTACCGGGTGCAGCGCGCCGCGGAGATCCGGGACGCGATGGACCGGTGTCGCCCGGCCGTCCCGGTGTGGATCATGCCGCTGTACCGGATCGCCGACCAGCTGACGATCGCTCCGGACATGTTCGACGTGGTGATCGTCGACGAGGCCTCACAGGCGGGGTTGGAAGCCTCGTTCCTGCAGTACCTGGCGCCGCGGATCGTCGTGATCGGCGACGACAAGCAGGTCTCCCCCGCCGCGGTCGGTGTGGACCAGCAGCAGCTACGTGATCTCGCCGCGCAGTACCTATACGACCACACCTACCGCGCGACCTGGCCGGACCCGCAGGTCAGCCTGTTCGATCTGGCCAAGATGTTCTTCCAGGGGATGCTCACCCTCACCGAGCACCGGCGCTGCGTCCCGGAGATCATCGGGTTCTCGAACCGGATCGCGTACGAACCGGCGAACGTGCGTCTGATCCCGGTCCGACAGTTCGGCGCGGACCGGCTCGAACCGATCCGGCCGGTGCTGGTCGAGGGCGGCTACGAGACCGGGACGACCGCCAAGGTCAACCCGCCCGAGGTGGACGCGATCGTCGCGACGATCGAGGAGTGCATCGCCGATCCGCGCTACGACGGGCAAACCTTCGGCGTGATCTCACTGCTCGGCCCGGCGCAGGCGAAGGCGATCGAGAAGAAGCTGCTGGACCGTGTGCTCCCGGAGCAGTGGGCCGCCCGGGATCTCCGAGACGCGGCGGACTTCCAGGGCTCCGAACGCGACGTGATGTTCCTGTCGATGGTCGCCGTCCCGACCGAGACGCGGCGGATCATGCCGCTGACCCAGCCCGCCCACGTCCAGCGGTTCAACGTCGCGGCGTCCCGGGCCAAGGACCAGATGTGGGTGTTCCACTCGGTCCGCCCGGAGCAGCTGCACAACCCCGAGGACATGCGGTTCGCGCTGCTCGACCACTGCTACGCGATCGCACGTCGCGGCGAGGTCGACGACGAGGGCGCCGTCACCGGTCTCGTCCCGGAGGACGAGAAGGTGGCCCCGTTCGACTCACTGTTCGAGCAGCGGGTGTGCAACCGGCTGCTCGACCGGGGCTACTCGGTCGTTCCGCAGTTCCCGGCGCTCGGGTATTCGATCGACCTGGTCGTGACAGGTGCCTCCGCCCGGCTGGCGATCGAGTGCGACGGCGACTTCTGGCACGGACCGGACGCGCACCAGCGCGACATGGCGCGTCAACGCGAGCTGGAGCGGTGCGGCTGGATCTTCGTGCGGGTGCTGGAATCGGAGTTCTACCTGGACCCGGCGCGCGCCCTGGCGCCGGTGTGGGAACGTCTCGCCGAGCTCCGGATCCACCCGTCCGGACGGACCGTTGCCGGGGAAGGCGCCGGGGACGGTCCCACCGGTGACGACGCCGGTCCCGAACCCGGCGGACCAGCCGTGCCCGCGTCCCTCTCTGCGCCCGTGCCGATCGAACCCGCGGACATGGTCGGGCCGGACTCGACCGTCACTGGCTCCGACAACCTCACGGACGAGGTCGCGGCACCGACGTCGAATCCGCCACCTCAGCCACCCGACCTCGACGGTAGTGCCATCGACCACGCCCCGTCCGCCGACGACGACCTCGATCGCGGTGGACCGTCGCTGACGATTCCCGGAGGCGACCCCGGTCCCGCGGCCGCTCCGGGCGCGGTCTCCGATCCCGGAGGTCCCGCCGTCGAGATCACGACCACCGGTGCCACGGAGTACGCGGTCTTCACCGGAAGCGTCCCGGCGGTCGATGCGGCGACCCGGGCCCAGATCATCGCGGGGCTCGTCCGCGTCGTCGAGGCCGAGGGCCCCGTCCTCGGACATCGCCTGCATCTCGCCTACGTCGCCGCCGCGGGTGGCGCGCGAGTGGGGAGCCGGATCTCGACCACCCTGAACCAGGCGCTCGACGGCGCGGTCCGCCGCGGCGTGTTGCTGCGGGACAACCCGCTGCGCGAGTCTGGAAACAAGCCGTGCACCTACCGCACACCGGACCAGCCCGCGGTGCTGGTCCGCGAGCTCGGTCCCCGCGGATTCGACCAGATCCCACCCGCGGAGCTGGCGGCGGTCATGGCGGAGGTAGCCCGCGACCTGGGCCGGGACGACTGGACCGCGGTGTTCCGGGCGACGATCGCCCGCTACGGCATCACGCAGGTGGGCTCGACCATCCGGCGCAGGCTTACGGCGATCACGCGACTCGTCCCGGAGGCGTCGGACTGA
- a CDS encoding DUF3558 family protein translates to MRTRLAIALAVAVVLTGCGATNRDADRDGPTLFPARQFALDVTTLDPCDALGAEDRDRLDVRTTKPGRSQNNASRDCTWSTRDGLGYTLQTFDVSAEEAFETGNSEIVDVAGVGAVQRRASAPGTGLPLCQLVLDVADAASLRAQLQVTPPGQADTSDGRRDICDRLRDDTARMLENLRAAQTT, encoded by the coding sequence ATGCGGACCCGGCTCGCCATCGCTCTCGCCGTCGCCGTGGTACTCACCGGATGTGGAGCAACGAACCGTGATGCGGACCGCGACGGACCGACGTTGTTCCCCGCCCGGCAGTTCGCTCTGGACGTCACCACCCTTGATCCGTGCGACGCACTCGGTGCCGAGGATCGAGACCGCCTCGACGTCCGGACGACGAAACCGGGCAGGAGCCAGAACAACGCATCGCGCGACTGCACATGGAGCACTCGCGACGGCCTCGGCTACACCCTGCAGACCTTCGACGTGAGCGCGGAGGAGGCATTCGAGACCGGCAACTCCGAGATCGTCGACGTCGCGGGCGTAGGGGCCGTCCAACGACGCGCATCCGCCCCCGGGACAGGTCTCCCGCTGTGCCAACTCGTGCTCGATGTGGCCGATGCAGCATCGCTCCGCGCTCAGCTCCAGGTCACACCACCGGGACAAGCAGACACATCAGACGGCAGACGCGACATCTGTGACCGTCTGCGCGACGACACCGCACGCATGCTGGAGAACCTGCGCGCGGCGCAGACCACCTGA
- a CDS encoding PE domain-containing protein, which produces MTISPLQQGSIESLVSQVSADKVLAVARVLRTRADEMESLLNASLNELGLRPCGQDPVSLDARELFQHKIDHILARHWDHYVELRAAHTALRTAALRYGVADADLAREFGSVS; this is translated from the coding sequence GTGACGATCAGTCCGCTGCAACAAGGGTCGATCGAGAGCCTCGTCTCCCAGGTGAGCGCGGACAAGGTGCTCGCAGTCGCGCGTGTGCTCCGAACCCGGGCGGATGAGATGGAATCGCTGCTCAACGCCAGTCTGAACGAGCTGGGACTCAGACCCTGCGGGCAGGATCCCGTGTCTCTGGACGCCCGCGAACTCTTTCAGCACAAGATCGACCACATCCTGGCCCGACACTGGGACCACTACGTCGAACTCCGAGCTGCGCACACCGCGCTGCGCACGGCCGCCCTGCGGTACGGCGTCGCCGATGCCGATCTCGCACGCGAGTTCGGGAGCGTGTCCTGA
- a CDS encoding DUF262 domain-containing protein, with protein MLQPETPTVVKLFSNGIQFEIPVYQRAYVWTAEANWAPLWQDVVDTVARYAAAPDGGERLKHFLGPIVLHQRTHAVGGIERRTVIDGQQRLTTLQLLLAAVRRVAVEHDCTDVVDELTSILENRGRGADGAARQKIRPSRRDREQFLRALSTTDVDGHPDTGPLGAFAFFHRAVHDWLTDVEVPLPPDPAGRLTVLQDTIMDLLFVVAINLDDADNPQIIFETLNARGTALGALDLVKNALFAELEQRGNRAVELHDELWEPTFEAVSDEGYWSNDTEQGRRSRSRSSWFLMHWLAAELGTVVRADRLYETFRRDVLRAPGADAAELVRRLCRDAGIVRSFDDLPVTTVEGRFFARLRSLDTTTMHPVALLLFRSVVDGVIAEERRNLALSALESWLVRRSILRLTSQSYNRILATMLAAAKSDPSRPDRAAIDSLRANTARTSRWPDDDELRWRLESAPLYGYLGTPRLRMLLEASELDLRSSGRTEDIALPRGLSVEHVLPQSWGGSWPLPDTGTDPEEQAAERNSRLHRLGNLTLVTQPLNAHLSNAPWIGGDGAPSKRRALGEHSLLLLNRDLAGSEVWDEDCIDARGRALADRILRTWPGPDDSRWDEA; from the coding sequence ATGCTGCAGCCCGAGACCCCGACCGTGGTGAAGCTGTTCTCCAACGGTATTCAGTTCGAGATCCCGGTCTACCAGCGCGCCTACGTCTGGACCGCCGAGGCGAACTGGGCGCCGCTGTGGCAGGACGTCGTCGACACCGTCGCCCGTTACGCCGCGGCACCGGACGGCGGTGAACGGCTGAAACACTTCCTCGGTCCCATCGTGTTGCACCAGCGCACCCACGCCGTCGGCGGGATTGAACGCCGGACCGTCATCGACGGTCAGCAGCGGCTCACCACGCTGCAGCTGCTGCTCGCCGCGGTCCGGCGCGTCGCGGTCGAGCACGACTGCACCGATGTCGTCGACGAGCTCACCTCGATTCTGGAGAACCGGGGGCGCGGAGCCGACGGCGCGGCCCGGCAGAAGATCCGGCCGTCCCGTCGGGACCGCGAGCAATTCCTGCGCGCCCTCTCCACCACCGACGTCGACGGCCACCCGGACACGGGGCCGCTCGGGGCCTTCGCCTTCTTCCACCGCGCGGTGCACGATTGGCTGACCGACGTCGAGGTGCCGCTCCCACCGGATCCCGCCGGGCGCCTGACCGTCCTGCAGGACACCATCATGGACCTGCTGTTCGTCGTCGCGATCAACCTCGACGACGCCGACAACCCGCAGATCATCTTCGAGACCCTCAACGCCCGCGGCACCGCCCTCGGCGCCCTCGACCTGGTGAAGAACGCCCTGTTCGCCGAGCTGGAACAACGCGGGAACCGGGCGGTCGAGCTGCACGACGAGCTGTGGGAGCCGACATTCGAGGCCGTCTCCGACGAAGGCTACTGGAGCAACGACACCGAACAGGGCCGCCGCTCCCGGTCGCGATCGAGCTGGTTCCTCATGCACTGGCTCGCCGCGGAGCTGGGCACCGTCGTCCGCGCCGACCGGCTGTACGAGACGTTCCGCCGCGACGTCCTGCGCGCCCCCGGTGCGGACGCGGCCGAGCTGGTCCGACGGCTCTGCCGGGACGCCGGCATCGTCCGGTCGTTCGACGACCTGCCGGTGACCACCGTCGAGGGTCGGTTCTTCGCGCGGCTGCGCAGCCTGGATACCACCACGATGCATCCCGTCGCGCTGCTGCTGTTCCGCAGCGTCGTCGACGGCGTCATTGCCGAAGAGCGGCGCAACCTGGCGCTCTCGGCGTTGGAGAGCTGGCTGGTCCGGCGGTCGATCCTGCGGCTGACCAGCCAGAGCTACAACCGGATCCTCGCCACGATGCTCGCCGCCGCGAAAAGCGATCCGAGCCGCCCGGACCGCGCGGCGATCGACTCCCTGCGCGCGAACACCGCACGGACCTCCCGCTGGCCCGACGACGACGAACTCCGGTGGCGCCTGGAGTCGGCCCCGCTGTATGGCTACCTCGGAACGCCACGGCTGCGCATGCTGCTGGAGGCGTCCGAACTCGATCTCCGGTCGTCGGGCCGTACCGAGGACATCGCGCTGCCCCGGGGTCTGTCGGTGGAGCACGTGCTCCCCCAGTCGTGGGGCGGGAGCTGGCCGCTGCCGGACACCGGTACCGATCCCGAGGAACAGGCCGCGGAGCGGAACTCCCGGCTGCACCGGCTCGGCAACCTGACTCTGGTCACGCAACCGCTCAACGCCCACCTGTCGAACGCACCGTGGATCGGCGGCGACGGCGCCCCGAGCAAGCGACGGGCGCTGGGCGAGCACAGCCTGCTGCTGCTTAACCGGGATCTTGCCGGATCGGAGGTATGGGACGAGGACTGCATCGATGCGCGGGGACGCGCGCTGGCCGACCGTATCCTGCGGACCTGGCCGGGCCCCGACGACTCCCGATGGGACGAAGCGTGA